From Jiangella mangrovi:
ACACGCGCTGGTACGGACCTCTCCCTACCAGTGGCGGGAGCTCAGCCGGGAGCCGACGAGCCGCCGGGAAGGTCCTCGCCGATGGTGTCGCTGAGCTGGTTCACGTTGAACACCAGCCAGACGAAGATGCCGGCCGCGAGCGCGGACACCACGATGGTGCCGAGCGAGAACTTGGACTGCACGGCCTTGTAGATGACGAACACGATGGCGACGGTGACGGCGACGGTCCGCAGCACCGGCTGCAGGTCCACGGCGGTGGTCGAAGCCCAGTCGAGGAGTCCTGCCTGCATACCGCCAAGATACGGATGAACCCCGCCGGCCCGCTGCCCCTCGCCCAATTCGCGGACGAGGGGCAGCGCCGGTGCCGGCCGGTCAGCGGTAGTTGGTGAACTCCTCCATGGCGATGACGGGCTTCACCCGCGCCTGCACGTCGGGCGTGACGAAGGCGTCGCGCAGCAGGTCGTCGGCGAGGGCGTTGCCGATCGCGCCCATCACCATGCCCTGGTCCAGTGAGAGGAACCACTCGTCGACGGTGCCGGTGCCGACGTTGACGGCGTCGCGGAAGCCCCACTCGGAGTAGATGTCGAAGTCGTCCTCCAGGTTCGCGAGGTTCTCCATCGCCTGCTCGGGGGCGTAGCGCAGCGCCAGGAACGAGGCGTGCGGCGTGACGACGCCGTTGGTGTAGTCCTCGGGCTCGGGCGCCGGCTGGGCCGGCTTGTCGCAGCCCTCCCAGCCGGGGTCGACGAGGGTGGCGTCGTTGTTCGACGGGTAGCCGTTCGGGTCCATCCCGATCGCGTCCACGCCGTAGACGTTGTAGCCGCCGTTGGTGTTGTTCGACGGCGAGAAGCCCCAGTAGCCGTACTGGGCCTCCTCCATTCCGTGCTCGATGTGCGCCTGGACGGTGTTGGGGTGGTTGACGGCCCAGCTGCGCCGGCCCCAGGACTCCTCGGGCACGAACAGCGACGGCATGAGCGCCTCGAACATGCTGCCGCCCCAGCCGGGGACCACCTCGATGCCGCGGTACTGGTAGGCGCCCTCCCAGACCTGCTGGCGCAGGTAGGTGCGGTGCTCGCCCTCGGACTTCTGCTCCGTCCAGCTCCAGTCGCAGGTGTTCGGGAAGCTGCGCCAGGTGCCGAAGTAGGTCTTGCGCGGCAGCTCGCCCTTCGCGATGCCGATGTAGGTGGCGATGCGGCTCTCGCTGACCAGCGTGTCGTAGCAGCAGGGCGCGGCGCCGGTGCTGGGCGCGTAGTGGAACAGGATCCGGTTCACCTCGGGCCGGTAGTAGAACCCGAAGTCCATGCTGTCGTAGAGCGCGCGGGCCGGTTCCGCGAGCTCCGGGACGGCCTCGGTGACGACCTGCAGGCCGGTCGCCAGCCAGCCGTTGTCGACCGACGACAGGTGCGGGACGACGGTGCTGCCGTCGTCGGGCCAGGTGGTGATGACCTCGCCGGTGTGGTGGTCGTACCAGTTGTAGAACTGGCCGCTCTCCTCGTGCCGCTCCAGCCCCTCCAGCGTGCCGAGGGTGACGGCGAGCCGGTCGACCAGCTCGGCGCGCTCGATGATGCCGAGCTCCTCGGCGACGACGGCGCTCCACATGTAGGCGCCGATGTTGGTGGTCGACGTCTGCACGCTGGTGGTGCCGTCGTGCTTGAGCTTGTCCGCGGGCATCCCGCTGGCCTCGTCCGTCATCGCGACGAACGACGCCCAGGTGTCCTCGGCGTAGCGCTGCAGCGTGGCGCGGTCGGCGGCGGACAGGCCGTCGGCGGGCCGGGCCGCGACGGTCGGTGTGGCCTGGGTGGGCAGGGCCAGGCCGGCCGCCAGGGCCAGGGCGGCCCCCGCGGCGACGGCCTTCGCGCTTCGTCGTAGGTGCATGAACAGTCCTTTCCGGGGTGGACGGGGTCAGCTGCCGGCGGGCCGGCTGCGGCCGGCGGCGGCGATGATCTCGTTGCGCTCGGTGCGCGTCAGCACGCCGTCGTGCACGAGGTGCTGGGTCACGCTGCGGACGTGCATGAGGAACCGGC
This genomic window contains:
- a CDS encoding glucoamylase family protein; translation: MHLRRSAKAVAAGAALALAAGLALPTQATPTVAARPADGLSAADRATLQRYAEDTWASFVAMTDEASGMPADKLKHDGTTSVQTSTTNIGAYMWSAVVAEELGIIERAELVDRLAVTLGTLEGLERHEESGQFYNWYDHHTGEVITTWPDDGSTVVPHLSSVDNGWLATGLQVVTEAVPELAEPARALYDSMDFGFYYRPEVNRILFHYAPSTGAAPCCYDTLVSESRIATYIGIAKGELPRKTYFGTWRSFPNTCDWSWTEQKSEGEHRTYLRQQVWEGAYQYRGIEVVPGWGGSMFEALMPSLFVPEESWGRRSWAVNHPNTVQAHIEHGMEEAQYGYWGFSPSNNTNGGYNVYGVDAIGMDPNGYPSNNDATLVDPGWEGCDKPAQPAPEPEDYTNGVVTPHASFLALRYAPEQAMENLANLEDDFDIYSEWGFRDAVNVGTGTVDEWFLSLDQGMVMGAIGNALADDLLRDAFVTPDVQARVKPVIAMEEFTNYR